In Novosphingobium kaempferiae, the DNA window GCCGATGACGTTCGCATCGCCGAGGCCAGGCGCGACGACCGCGTCGATCTCTCGCGCCACGACGTTCCCCATCCGCAGCTCGTCGATCACTGCAAGCTGCGCCTCGACGGTGCCGTTGGCGGTGCGCATCAGTACCGAGCGGTTGAGCGGATTGGCCTTCAACCCGGCTTCCTGAGCCGTCTCGGGTGAAATGGCTGTCAACGTCGCTCCGGTATCGACGAGGAAATCGCGCTTCACTCCGTTGAGCGTGGCGCTGATCCAGAAGTGACCGTCGGGCTGCATCGGCACCCGCGTTTCGCCGCCCGCCACGCTCTGACGCTCGATGCCGAGTTGGGGGAGCGCGAAGTCGGTGCCGGTAGTCAGCCGCGTGACCTGCGCGATCGTCAGCAGCATCGCCGCCAGCAGTCCGAGATTGCCGAGCCCGCGCAGGAAGCCGCCGAACAGGGGCAGTGGCCGCCGCAGCATGCCGCCGACAACGCTCGCGACAATGCCCGCAAAGGCAAGCGCCAGCAGCGGCTGTCCGGCAAGGAAGCTGAGGATTTCGGAAAGGCTCATGCAAGCAGGTCTAGCACAGGCCAGCTTTCGCAAGGCTGACTTTGTCGCCTCAAGTCCGGGCAGTGCGTGCCTTTGGTGTCAGGATCAGGCGGTTACCCTCGACGCGCCACGCGGCGAGTTGCGAGAGCAGGTTCATGCCGATTACGTTGGTGTCGACTTCGTTGTCGGGGCCGATGGCGATGGTAAGCGCGTTGGCCTCGATCCCACCGAAACGCAGAGAATCCGCCGTGCCGCGCCTTGCGACGATGGAGCCGTTCGCCGTTTCGAGGATCATCCCCCGATCCTCGACGTCGGGCTGGATGCCCACTTTCTCGGCGATGCGGCGAGATACGCCGGTGTAGGTCGCCCCTGTGTCGATCAGAAATTCGACCGGCTCGCCGTTCAGTTCCGCTTCCACCCAGAAGTGCCCGTCCGCGCGCATCGCGACGACCGTTTCCTTGCCGACGATCTCGGCGGGGCGCGTGGCGTCGAGCCAGAGTGCGGCTTCGGAGCGGCTGTTGTGCCCGGCAAGCTCCGCCACCGTCAGCAACAGCGCCGCGACAAGGCCGAGGTAGGCCGTATTGCGCATGGCTCGGCCAAGGCGGGGACGGCTCGCGGCGATCATGCCCGCGCCGACCGCCAGCAGGATGGCGAGGATCGTCAGCGACAGCAGCGGCTGTTCGAACAGGAAGCCGCCGAGATCGCCGAGATTCATGCGCGCGCCTCAGCGAGCACGTCGTCAAGGAGGGCCTC includes these proteins:
- a CDS encoding retropepsin-like aspartic protease family protein, whose amino-acid sequence is MSLSEILSFLAGQPLLALAFAGIVASVVGGMLRRPLPLFGGFLRGLGNLGLLAAMLLTIAQVTRLTTGTDFALPQLGIERQSVAGGETRVPMQPDGHFWISATLNGVKRDFLVDTGATLTAISPETAQEAGLKANPLNRSVLMRTANGTVEAQLAVIDELRMGNVVAREIDAVVAPGLGDANVIGMNLLSRLASWRVEGKTLILVPHHPQET
- a CDS encoding retropepsin-like aspartic protease family protein — its product is MNLGDLGGFLFEQPLLSLTILAILLAVGAGMIAASRPRLGRAMRNTAYLGLVAALLLTVAELAGHNSRSEAALWLDATRPAEIVGKETVVAMRADGHFWVEAELNGEPVEFLIDTGATYTGVSRRIAEKVGIQPDVEDRGMILETANGSIVARRGTADSLRFGGIEANALTIAIGPDNEVDTNVIGMNLLSQLAAWRVEGNRLILTPKARTART